In a genomic window of Flavobacterium lipolyticum:
- a CDS encoding alpha/beta fold hydrolase gives MKTKSILLIALMLLISKSVFSQTAFKVDVKGKGAPVLLFPGFGCTGEVWNETVAELSKNYECHIFTFAGFGNVPPIEGPWLSTIKNQVVSYVKTKKLKKATLMGHSLGGTLSLWLAAEETNLFKKVIIVDALPASAALMIPNYKGEVIPYDNPQSKMMLAMDQKAFNAMNSQTTSYMCLNKEKQKTINEWMNAADRKTYVYGYIDMLNLDLRKEIAKIKIPVVILAATNPDLATVQNTYKAQYENLPSVKIYYAANSAHFVMYDQPEWFMEKVKSEIR, from the coding sequence ATGAAAACTAAATCAATTTTACTGATCGCATTGATGCTTCTTATTTCAAAATCTGTTTTTTCGCAAACCGCTTTTAAGGTTGATGTAAAAGGAAAAGGAGCACCTGTTTTATTATTTCCGGGTTTTGGCTGTACAGGAGAAGTGTGGAACGAAACCGTAGCCGAACTTTCTAAAAATTACGAATGCCATATTTTTACTTTTGCCGGGTTTGGAAATGTTCCTCCAATTGAAGGCCCTTGGTTGTCTACAATAAAAAATCAGGTTGTCTCTTATGTCAAAACGAAGAAACTAAAGAAAGCCACATTAATGGGTCACAGTTTGGGAGGAACTCTAAGTTTGTGGCTGGCAGCCGAAGAAACGAATTTGTTCAAAAAAGTAATCATCGTTGATGCTTTACCGGCAAGTGCAGCACTAATGATTCCTAATTACAAAGGAGAAGTTATTCCTTATGACAATCCACAAAGCAAAATGATGCTGGCTATGGACCAAAAGGCTTTCAATGCCATGAATTCCCAGACGACTTCTTATATGTGTCTGAACAAAGAAAAGCAAAAAACAATCAACGAATGGATGAATGCGGCCGACAGGAAAACCTATGTATACGGTTATATCGATATGCTTAATTTAGATTTACGCAAAGAAATTGCCAAAATTAAAATTCCGGTAGTAATTTTAGCGGCCACAAATCCCGATCTTGCTACTGTACAAAACACTTATAAAGCACAGTATGAAAATCTGCCATCGGTGAAAATTTATTATGCAGCAAATTCGGCACATTTTGTAATGTACGATCAACCGGAGTGGTTCATGGAAAAAGTAAAATCAGAAATACGTTAA
- a CDS encoding RNA polymerase sigma factor, translating to MNKKEQFNEIYNKHYNKVFRLCKGYFCGDIALASDAAQEVFIKVWEHLDTFRNESSISTWIYRITVNTCLLFLRKSSTRKEIRTDIPPKVASETYSDEKEEQLQQMYQCIQKLEETNKMIILMILDGVEYPEISEVIGITEETLRVRIHRIKKSLTQCVQNENI from the coding sequence GTGAATAAAAAAGAACAATTTAACGAGATATATAACAAACATTACAATAAAGTGTTTCGTTTGTGCAAAGGTTATTTTTGTGGAGATATTGCATTAGCTTCTGATGCAGCTCAGGAAGTTTTCATCAAGGTTTGGGAGCATTTAGATACCTTTCGGAATGAATCGAGCATCAGTACCTGGATTTACAGGATCACCGTTAATACCTGTCTTCTTTTTTTACGAAAATCATCTACGCGAAAAGAAATCAGAACAGATATACCGCCTAAGGTTGCTTCGGAAACGTATTCGGATGAAAAAGAAGAACAGCTTCAGCAAATGTATCAGTGCATACAAAAGCTCGAAGAAACCAATAAAATGATCATTCTGATGATCTTAGATGGTGTCGAATATCCCGAAATATCAGAAGTAATTGGAATCACTGAAGAAACACTTCGGGTTAGAATCCATCGAATTAAAAAAAGTTTAACGCAATGTGTACAAAATGAAAACATTTGA
- the ruvB gene encoding Holliday junction branch migration DNA helicase RuvB, with protein sequence MNENLDPTTKGYNPEELDLEKRLRPLSFDDFAGQDQVLENLKIFVAAANQRGEALDHALFHGPPGLGKTTLANILANELEVGIKITSGPVLDKPGDLAGLLTNLDERDVLFIDEIHRLSPIVEEYLYSAMEDFKIDIMIESGPNARTVQINLNPFTLIGATTRSGLLTAPMRARFGISSRLQYYTTELLTTIVERSSSILKMPISLDAAIEIAGRSRGTPRIANALLRRVRDFAQIKGNGTIDIEIARYALKALNVDAHGLDEMDNKILLTIINKFKGGPVGLSTLATAVSESSETIEEVYEPFLIQEGFIMRTPRGREVTDKAYKHLGKINTNIQGGLF encoded by the coding sequence ATGAATGAAAACTTAGATCCCACTACAAAAGGGTACAATCCGGAAGAATTAGATCTTGAAAAAAGATTGCGTCCACTGTCATTTGATGATTTTGCAGGACAAGATCAGGTTTTAGAGAACCTAAAGATTTTCGTTGCTGCCGCTAATCAGCGTGGTGAAGCACTTGATCACGCTCTTTTTCACGGACCTCCGGGATTGGGTAAAACTACTTTGGCGAACATTTTGGCCAATGAGCTTGAAGTGGGGATCAAAATTACTTCAGGCCCTGTTTTGGACAAACCGGGAGATTTGGCAGGTTTATTGACCAATCTTGACGAAAGAGACGTTTTATTCATTGATGAGATTCACCGTTTGAGTCCTATTGTCGAAGAATATTTGTATTCGGCTATGGAGGATTTCAAAATCGATATTATGATTGAATCCGGACCAAATGCCAGAACGGTACAAATCAATCTGAATCCTTTTACGCTGATAGGAGCTACAACGCGTTCCGGATTATTGACAGCCCCGATGAGAGCTCGTTTTGGAATCTCCTCCCGTTTGCAATACTATACTACTGAACTTTTGACCACCATTGTAGAAAGAAGTTCTTCTATACTTAAAATGCCAATTTCATTGGATGCCGCTATCGAAATAGCCGGTAGAAGCCGTGGAACACCTCGTATTGCCAATGCATTGCTGAGAAGAGTTCGCGATTTTGCACAGATTAAAGGAAATGGAACCATCGATATCGAAATTGCACGTTATGCCTTAAAAGCACTAAATGTAGACGCGCATGGATTGGATGAAATGGATAATAAAATTTTACTGACCATTATTAACAAATTCAAAGGTGGCCCCGTAGGACTTTCGACTTTGGCAACTGCTGTATCAGAAAGCAGTGAAACCATTGAAGAAGTTTACGAACCCTTTTTGATTCAGGAAGGTTTTATTATGCGTACACCACGCGGACGTGAGGTTACGGATAAGGCCTACAAACATTTAGGAAAAATAAATACCAACATTCAGGGCGGATTGTTTTAA
- a CDS encoding cytochrome P450: MSENKKYKYPNKLSIVRFFLDAEGVRRNPIPYHKRYFDQFGDSFSLQIGRSKHLILSRDNEIAQHILQKNQKNYHKSKFQSVYLSKYLGKGLLTVDGDFWLKQRRLIQPAFHKQKMNQLVENMNETIVSELKELEEEKCIDLFPVMSELAFNVVAKSLFHLSISEEKLNRIKYIIEEVQHFLIKEIRLPHKAWWFSVSGQVAKHLELAEENNRIIQEIIDERTTSGEPVNDLLQLLLETRYEDTGEGMSVKQLIDEIKILFIAGHETSANALTFTLYLLGRNPEIQQKVLDEILEIETQTENVVEQLQKMTYLNAVINEAMRLYPPAWITDRQNVEDDTIGPYHLKKGTLIGVSFYELHRNPKYWENPEEFIPERFLGEQKKHSMQYFYPFGAGPRMCIGAGFAIYEMCLTVAHIVKKYVIKSETDTVQFNPLITLKPVGIEVLFSKR, encoded by the coding sequence ATGTCTGAAAATAAAAAATACAAGTACCCGAATAAGCTTTCGATCGTAAGGTTCTTTTTAGATGCCGAAGGAGTGCGTAGAAACCCTATTCCTTATCATAAAAGATATTTTGATCAGTTTGGGGATTCTTTTTCGCTTCAGATAGGACGTTCGAAACACTTGATTTTATCGCGTGATAATGAGATTGCCCAGCATATTTTACAGAAAAATCAAAAGAACTATCACAAATCTAAATTTCAGTCCGTTTATCTTTCAAAATACTTAGGAAAAGGACTTTTGACCGTTGATGGCGATTTTTGGCTGAAACAAAGACGACTCATTCAGCCCGCGTTTCATAAACAGAAGATGAATCAGCTGGTTGAGAATATGAATGAGACAATCGTTTCAGAATTAAAGGAATTGGAGGAAGAAAAGTGCATTGACCTCTTTCCTGTTATGAGTGAGCTCGCATTTAATGTAGTGGCGAAGTCACTGTTTCATCTTTCGATTTCGGAAGAGAAATTAAATCGGATCAAATACATCATCGAAGAAGTTCAGCATTTTTTGATCAAAGAAATTCGGCTTCCCCATAAAGCATGGTGGTTTTCGGTGAGTGGTCAGGTGGCAAAACATTTGGAACTGGCCGAAGAAAACAACCGAATCATTCAGGAAATTATCGACGAGCGAACCACTTCGGGAGAGCCCGTAAACGATTTGCTTCAGCTGCTTTTAGAAACCCGTTACGAAGATACCGGTGAAGGAATGTCGGTCAAACAACTGATCGATGAAATTAAGATTCTTTTTATTGCCGGACATGAAACCAGTGCCAACGCTTTAACTTTTACACTATATCTTTTGGGAAGAAATCCGGAGATACAGCAGAAAGTATTGGATGAAATTCTGGAAATCGAAACACAGACAGAGAATGTAGTAGAACAATTGCAGAAGATGACCTATTTGAATGCCGTTATCAATGAAGCGATGCGCCTGTATCCGCCAGCCTGGATTACAGACCGGCAAAATGTTGAAGACGATACTATAGGACCGTATCATTTAAAAAAAGGAACATTAATTGGAGTTTCTTTTTATGAGTTGCATCGAAATCCTAAATACTGGGAAAATCCCGAAGAGTTTATTCCCGAGCGTTTTCTTGGGGAACAAAAGAAACACTCGATGCAATATTTTTATCCTTTCGGAGCCGGACCAAGAATGTGTATCGGAGCGGGATTTGCGATCTATGAAATGTGCCTTACTGTGGCTCATATTGTGAAAAAATATGTAATTAAATCGGAGACTGATACGGTTCAATTCAATCCGTTAATTACTTTAAAACCTGTTGGAATAGAAGTTTTATTCTCTAAAAGATGA
- the queG gene encoding tRNA epoxyqueuosine(34) reductase QueG, with protein MTINSKETYSKFIKAEAKRLGFLSCGISKAGFLEEEAPRLEKWLNNNHHGQMGYMENYFDKRLDPTLLVDDAKSVVSLLLNYYPTETQTDESFKISKYAYGQDYHFVIKEKLKEFLHSIQENIGEVSGRAFVDSAPVLDRAWAAKSGLGWIGKSGNLLTQKVGSFYFIAELILDLDLEYDHATTDHCGSCTACIDACPTQAIVAPHVVDGSKCISYYTIELKENIPHEMKGKFDEWMFGCDTCQDVCPWNRFSKPHSEPLFNPNPELLSFSKKDWIEITEETFRLVFKNSPIKRTKFDGLKRNILFLE; from the coding sequence ATGACAATCAATTCTAAAGAGACCTATTCAAAATTCATAAAAGCTGAAGCCAAAAGGCTTGGTTTTCTTTCTTGTGGAATATCCAAAGCAGGATTTCTGGAAGAGGAGGCGCCGCGTCTTGAAAAATGGTTAAACAACAACCATCATGGGCAGATGGGGTATATGGAGAACTATTTTGACAAACGTCTGGATCCTACTTTATTAGTAGATGATGCTAAGAGTGTAGTGTCGCTTTTACTAAATTACTACCCAACAGAAACTCAGACCGACGAAAGTTTTAAAATTTCGAAATATGCCTACGGTCAGGATTATCATTTTGTGATTAAAGAAAAATTAAAAGAATTTTTACACTCGATTCAGGAGAATATAGGAGAAGTATCAGGCCGTGCTTTTGTAGATTCGGCACCCGTTTTAGATCGGGCCTGGGCAGCAAAAAGCGGACTGGGCTGGATTGGTAAAAGCGGTAACCTGCTGACTCAAAAAGTAGGATCTTTTTATTTCATAGCCGAACTTATTCTGGATTTAGATTTAGAGTACGACCATGCTACAACAGATCATTGCGGATCGTGTACCGCCTGTATTGATGCCTGTCCCACACAGGCAATAGTGGCTCCTCATGTAGTCGACGGCAGTAAATGTATCTCGTATTACACGATCGAACTCAAAGAAAACATACCTCATGAAATGAAGGGAAAGTTTGATGAATGGATGTTTGGCTGTGATACCTGTCAGGATGTTTGTCCGTGGAATCGGTTCTCAAAGCCGCATTCCGAACCTTTATTCAATCCCAATCCGGAACTGCTTTCTTTTTCTAAAAAGGATTGGATCGAAATTACCGAAGAGACTTTTCGGTTAGTTTTTAAAAATTCTCCTATCAAAAGAACCAAATTTGATGGCTTAAAACGCAATATTCTCTTTCTTGAATAA